The following coding sequences lie in one Bacteroidota bacterium genomic window:
- a CDS encoding CfrBI family restriction endonuclease, which translates to MTLTEQVAKNIIKKLLKGEDYRIEIVALINADFLQYAIDFFKKIVEAKLNNKDINIDWYKKEFLSKSLPKEEIAIHSGLNQKTIKNMYNSETREIVIDASYQHYEQLYEAIKSLVDSENEFNLKLTIKIKAVSVELNIGESLIVINTLAVKRAALRGGYWSTAGKRVEKPLMQTLCKLYGVSQSNYLLKLKSKKKKVEFDFKREIDFYLVDDSKNYKCEVKLMGIGNPESADAVIARASEVFVADKLSETNKNQLNSLNVNWVELRSENGYKRFKTVLESLNIPFNKDGDYTEESLNDIFNEVFQNAS; encoded by the coding sequence ATGACGCTTACAGAACAAGTTGCCAAAAACATCATTAAAAAACTTTTAAAAGGTGAAGATTATCGTATTGAAATAGTAGCACTTATTAATGCTGATTTTTTGCAATACGCAATCGATTTCTTTAAAAAAATAGTTGAGGCAAAACTTAATAATAAAGACATTAATATTGATTGGTATAAAAAAGAATTCTTATCGAAAAGTTTACCAAAAGAAGAAATAGCTATACATTCTGGTTTAAACCAAAAAACGATCAAGAATATGTATAATTCCGAAACTAGGGAGATTGTAATTGACGCATCTTATCAACATTACGAACAACTGTATGAAGCAATTAAAAGTTTAGTAGATAGTGAAAACGAATTTAATTTGAAACTTACAATTAAAATTAAAGCTGTCAGCGTAGAGCTTAATATTGGAGAAAGTCTGATTGTTATAAATACACTTGCAGTCAAACGTGCAGCCTTGCGAGGTGGCTATTGGAGTACAGCCGGTAAACGTGTAGAAAAACCTTTAATGCAAACTTTATGCAAGTTATATGGTGTATCCCAGTCAAATTACCTCCTTAAGCTTAAAAGTAAAAAGAAAAAAGTAGAATTTGACTTTAAAAGAGAAATTGATTTTTACTTAGTTGACGATTCTAAAAATTATAAATGTGAAGTAAAGTTAATGGGAATAGGTAATCCCGAAAGTGCTGATGCAGTTATAGCAAGAGCTAGCGAAGTTTTTGTTGCAGATAAACTTTCAGAAACTAATAAAAATCAATTAAACAGTCTAAATGTTAATTGGGTAGAACTTAGAAGTGAAAATGGTTACAAAAGATTTAAAACTGTTCTTGAAAGTTTAAATATCCCGTTTAATAAAGATGGAGATTATACAGAAGAATCTTTGAATGATATTTTTAATGAAGTGTTCCAAAACGCAAGCTAA
- a CDS encoding DNA methyltransferase, whose protein sequence is MTKNEVTELKNGNNGELGKYLNPTNDTKTLFFTLDKLGRLPDNFDGKYFIPLCKHPIEKIRLLAVKNIGKLCDEKYLSQLENISASDESTMVRREAISSIGRMRNKNAIPILIRRLKDSDPKIVLQAIRGLLVFNNDEQVISELKKLVNHPNEVIHNVIEKEFFDKFKSEYNGDHCKSPDYLKNVVVNGDVLEVLKTISDESIHLTFTSPPYYNARDYSIYQSYDEYLEFLRDVFKEIHRITKEGRFFILNTSPIIIPRVSRQHSSKRYPIPFDIHPFLIEMGWEFIDDIVWVKPEFSAKDRNSSFRQHRKPLAYKPTAVTEYLMVYRKKTHKLIDWNIRQYDYKTVQESKVLGEVDQINTWNIDPTFDKTHTAVFPMELCLRVLKYYSFKNDLVFDPFGGSGTFSKAAQSLNRFFFTTEISKKYFERIKENIGQNVLFNFDFPNKYYSFNEFSKIIKENK, encoded by the coding sequence GAACTTGGTAAATATTTGAACCCTACTAATGATACCAAGACACTTTTTTTTACATTAGATAAATTGGGAAGATTACCAGATAATTTTGATGGCAAATATTTTATTCCTCTTTGCAAGCATCCAATTGAAAAGATAAGATTATTAGCTGTCAAAAATATTGGCAAATTATGTGATGAAAAATATTTAAGTCAATTGGAAAACATCTCAGCATCTGATGAAAGTACTATGGTACGGAGAGAGGCTATTTCTTCAATTGGCAGAATGAGAAATAAAAATGCAATCCCAATCCTAATTAGGAGACTAAAAGATTCAGATCCTAAAATCGTATTGCAAGCGATTAGAGGTCTGCTAGTTTTTAATAATGATGAACAAGTTATTTCTGAATTAAAAAAATTAGTCAATCACCCAAATGAAGTGATTCATAATGTGATTGAAAAAGAATTTTTTGACAAATTTAAATCTGAATACAATGGTGATCATTGTAAATCCCCTGATTATCTCAAAAATGTTGTTGTAAATGGTGATGTTCTCGAAGTATTAAAAACTATTTCTGATGAATCAATTCATCTTACTTTCACGTCGCCACCTTACTATAATGCAAGGGATTATTCAATTTATCAAAGCTATGATGAATATTTAGAATTTTTACGAGATGTTTTTAAAGAAATCCATCGCATAACTAAAGAAGGAAGATTTTTCATTTTAAATACTTCGCCAATAATTATTCCACGTGTAAGTCGGCAACATTCGAGCAAAAGATACCCAATACCATTTGATATTCATCCCTTTCTAATTGAAATGGGATGGGAATTTATTGATGATATTGTATGGGTAAAGCCAGAATTCAGTGCGAAAGATCGTAATTCTAGTTTTCGCCAACATAGGAAACCTTTAGCATATAAACCGACGGCTGTAACAGAATACCTAATGGTATATCGAAAAAAAACACACAAGTTAATTGATTGGAATATTAGGCAATATGATTACAAGACTGTTCAAGAAAGTAAAGTTCTTGGAGAAGTTGACCAAATAAATACTTGGAATATTGACCCAACATTTGATAAAACTCATACAGCAGTTTTTCCAATGGAACTTTGTCTTAGAGTTTTAAAATATTATTCATTTAAAAACGACCTAGTATTTGACCCATTTGGAGGTAGTGGTACTTTTAGCAAAGCTGCTCAGTCACTTAACCGTTTCTTTTTCACAACTGAAATATCAAAAAAATATTTCGAACGGATAAAAGAAAACATAGGTCAAAATGTTTTATTTAATTTTGACTTCCCAAATAAATATTATTCATTTAATGAATTTTCCAAAATAATTAAGGAAAACAAATGA